In Candidatus Neomarinimicrobiota bacterium, one DNA window encodes the following:
- the hemN gene encoding oxygen-independent coproporphyrinogen III oxidase codes for MGNKNNNSTLFDEDLLKRYSKPGPRYTSYPTAPLFSEEIGANDFRNEIARTNDLVEPADLSLYFHIPFCDTLCYFCACSMMITHSDDKKENYLGFLKKEIDMISELTKNKRKVSQMHWGGGTPSYLLPSQIVGLGEYIQDSFTFDDNAEVSVEIDPRGLTREHLEAFKEIGFNRISMGVQDFDPDVQKAINRIQPEDMTIQVVDWCRELGFESINLDLIYGLPHQNVNNFRKTIKSVIDIKPERIATFNYAHVPWMKKHQTLIKEEWLPSTDEKLKLLHLVIDEFTSAGYEFIGMDHFAFPEDEIVTAQNNGTLHRNFQGYTTKKGCDLIAMGITGISEVGNMYAQNVKTLEEYYEIIDRGELATFKGYKLSNEDRLRKEIIMQLMCHFYLNKTSFGDANDLIFDEHFSEALEVMIPMENDGLLEITDDSITVLPAGRLLIRNITMSFDEYLSDKKVSKFSKTI; via the coding sequence ATGGGAAACAAAAATAATAATTCTACACTCTTTGATGAGGATTTACTTAAACGCTATTCAAAACCGGGACCCCGGTATACGAGTTATCCCACGGCTCCTCTATTTAGCGAAGAAATAGGAGCAAACGATTTTAGAAATGAGATTGCCAGGACGAATGATTTAGTAGAGCCTGCGGATCTTTCACTTTATTTTCACATTCCGTTTTGCGACACACTCTGCTATTTCTGCGCCTGTTCGATGATGATAACTCACAGTGATGACAAAAAAGAGAATTATCTCGGATTTCTGAAAAAAGAAATTGATATGATTTCGGAGCTTACCAAAAACAAACGCAAAGTTTCACAAATGCATTGGGGAGGAGGTACGCCCAGCTATCTTTTGCCGTCGCAGATAGTAGGACTGGGAGAATATATTCAAGATAGTTTTACTTTTGATGATAATGCGGAAGTCAGCGTTGAAATTGATCCGAGAGGGCTGACCCGAGAACATCTTGAAGCCTTCAAAGAGATAGGATTTAATCGAATAAGTATGGGCGTCCAGGATTTTGATCCTGATGTTCAAAAGGCGATAAATAGAATACAGCCGGAAGATATGACGATTCAGGTGGTTGATTGGTGCAGAGAATTAGGATTTGAAAGCATTAATTTAGATCTCATCTATGGATTACCGCATCAGAATGTCAACAATTTTCGTAAAACGATTAAATCGGTTATCGATATTAAACCGGAGAGAATTGCCACATTTAATTACGCTCATGTTCCATGGATGAAAAAACATCAGACCCTGATCAAAGAGGAATGGCTTCCAAGCACAGATGAAAAACTCAAATTACTCCATCTGGTGATTGACGAATTCACCTCTGCGGGCTATGAATTTATCGGTATGGATCACTTCGCATTTCCGGAAGATGAAATAGTTACCGCCCAAAATAACGGAACACTCCACAGAAATTTTCAGGGGTATACTACCAAAAAGGGATGCGACCTTATTGCAATGGGCATTACCGGAATAAGTGAAGTTGGTAATATGTATGCTCAGAACGTTAAAACTCTGGAAGAATATTATGAAATTATCGACAGAGGCGAGCTTGCGACTTTTAAGGGTTACAAACTCAGTAACGAAGATAGATTGAGAAAGGAGATCATTATGCAGCTGATGTGTCATTTTTACCTCAATAAGACATCATTTGGTGATGCAAATGATCTGATTTTTGATGAGCATTTTTCTGAAGCGCTCGAGGTAATGATACCAATGGAGAATGATGGTCTGTTGGAGATCACAGATGACAGCATAACGGTTTTGCCGGCAGGCAGGTTACTTATAAGGAACATCACAATGTCATTTGATGAATACCTTAGCGATAAGAAAGTAAGTAAGTTTTCAAAAACCATATGA
- the hemH gene encoding ferrochelatase gives MNLGAPESLDDVKPFLLNLFNDPDIIDLPMGKIFRPLLAKRITKKRLPESMAIYKKIGGGSPLRELSQKQAKALELDLNEDGNFKVYIAMRYWNPFTEIAVDNLIEEEIKKVILLPLYPQYSITSTGSSLHEFERVLKRKKDADVEFRLIHDYHDYQSYINALAEKIHEGTEKFNGVVEEDLHLLFSAHGVPLSVIEKGDPYEKQVRKTVNLVMTKLENKYHHSISFQSRVTKVEWLGPATDKIIPELGENGVKNLLVIPVAFVNDHSETLFELDIFNRDLAIKAGIKQYEVMPALNDSPKFISAMKELVLQRMDSWN, from the coding sequence ATGAATTTAGGCGCACCGGAATCATTGGACGACGTAAAACCGTTTTTACTTAATCTTTTTAATGACCCGGATATAATTGATCTGCCGATGGGAAAGATATTTCGTCCACTGTTAGCAAAGAGAATTACGAAAAAGAGGTTGCCGGAATCTATGGCAATATATAAAAAGATCGGAGGAGGGTCTCCTCTACGTGAACTTTCACAAAAACAAGCAAAAGCACTTGAATTAGACCTAAACGAAGATGGTAATTTTAAAGTATATATAGCGATGCGATATTGGAATCCTTTTACAGAGATAGCAGTTGATAATCTAATTGAGGAAGAGATAAAAAAGGTAATTCTTCTGCCGCTCTATCCTCAGTATTCTATTACTTCAACAGGTTCAAGTCTGCATGAATTTGAACGAGTACTGAAAAGAAAAAAAGATGCTGATGTGGAATTCAGACTTATTCATGATTATCACGACTATCAATCCTATATCAATGCGCTCGCGGAGAAGATTCATGAGGGTACTGAAAAATTCAATGGCGTAGTCGAGGAAGATTTACATCTTTTGTTCAGCGCGCATGGAGTGCCGCTAAGCGTGATAGAAAAAGGTGATCCTTACGAAAAGCAGGTGCGTAAGACTGTGAACTTGGTAATGACAAAGTTGGAGAACAAATATCACCATTCGATAAGTTTTCAGAGCAGAGTCACTAAAGTTGAATGGCTTGGTCCCGCTACCGATAAAATTATTCCTGAATTGGGGGAAAACGGTGTTAAAAACCTCCTCGTAATTCCGGTCGCTTTCGTGAATGACCATTCCGAAACACTTTTTGAACTCGATATATTTAACCGCGATTTAGCAATTAAGGCCGGAATAAAACAATATGAAGTCATGCCCGCTCTAAACGATTCTCCGAAATTTATCAGTGCAATGAAAGAGTTAGTATTACAAAGGATGGATTCTTGGAACTGA
- the hemG gene encoding protoporphyrinogen oxidase produces MELSKSHAVSVAIIGGGISGLSTAFWLDKLGVSVCLFEASDRVGGVINTTLKDGFLIEHGPSTLQGRTKELLELIDDAGLKNEILYANDLQKNRYILKGGKLVPLPLGPVSFVTTKLFSLSAKFRLLMEPFIKPSDKIDESVADFVIRRMGREFLDYAVAPFVGGIFAGDPEKISLRSTFPRLHALERDYGSLIGGMVKKLFKKSGSKSNRSRPKLFSFKNGLKTLPDKLTGILGNKVQTGTTVKNISPMREIGSLYEVTVENAGKTDIIRANAVVISAPSYQTAKLLEPFSSKVANDLRIIDYAPMAVVSLGYNRNDIGHPLNGFGMLSPPREPNKFLGSLWTSTFFDGRAPDGKVLLTNFIGGKRHPELTELEPNELIDLVHTSLEKILHITGKPILKEVFIKKKAIPQYTIGYHEILNELNNVEANYPGLYMTGAYRGGVSVEDCIANGKATAVKISEYLSNIKNAPLAEVVNVYT; encoded by the coding sequence TTGGAACTGAGTAAATCCCATGCTGTTTCTGTGGCGATAATCGGAGGCGGCATTTCCGGTTTATCTACAGCATTCTGGCTTGATAAATTAGGAGTTTCCGTTTGTCTATTTGAGGCTTCCGACAGAGTCGGTGGTGTAATAAACACTACCCTGAAAGACGGTTTTCTCATCGAACACGGACCATCAACGCTTCAAGGAAGAACAAAAGAACTTTTAGAATTGATTGATGATGCCGGACTTAAAAATGAAATCTTATACGCAAACGATCTTCAAAAGAACCGCTATATATTAAAGGGGGGAAAACTTGTACCTCTTCCGCTTGGCCCTGTTTCGTTTGTGACTACCAAGTTATTTTCGCTTTCCGCAAAGTTTAGACTTTTGATGGAGCCTTTTATAAAACCCTCCGATAAAATTGATGAATCGGTTGCTGATTTTGTGATCAGACGTATGGGAAGAGAATTTCTTGATTATGCCGTTGCTCCATTCGTGGGAGGTATTTTCGCGGGCGATCCTGAAAAAATCAGTTTACGCAGTACTTTTCCCCGACTTCATGCCTTGGAAAGAGATTACGGGAGCCTGATTGGCGGTATGGTGAAAAAATTATTTAAAAAGTCGGGAAGTAAATCAAATCGTTCTCGCCCAAAACTTTTCTCGTTCAAAAATGGACTAAAGACTTTGCCGGATAAATTGACAGGAATTCTTGGAAATAAGGTGCAGACAGGAACGACGGTTAAAAATATATCACCCATGAGAGAAATCGGTTCACTATATGAAGTTACGGTTGAAAATGCAGGGAAAACCGATATTATTAGGGCTAATGCTGTAGTAATTTCTGCGCCGTCATATCAAACGGCAAAACTATTAGAGCCGTTTTCGTCTAAGGTGGCAAACGATCTTAGAATAATCGACTACGCCCCTATGGCTGTGGTTTCGCTTGGTTACAACAGGAACGATATTGGACATCCCCTCAACGGATTCGGAATGTTATCTCCACCGCGCGAACCGAATAAATTTCTTGGATCACTCTGGACTTCGACTTTCTTCGATGGAAGAGCGCCTGATGGCAAAGTATTACTTACCAATTTTATCGGCGGGAAAAGACATCCTGAATTAACCGAACTGGAACCAAATGAACTTATTGACCTGGTTCACACGAGCTTGGAGAAGATTCTTCACATCACAGGAAAGCCGATATTAAAGGAAGTATTCATAAAGAAGAAAGCAATTCCACAGTACACTATAGGTTATCATGAGATACTGAACGAATTGAATAATGTTGAGGCAAATTATCCGGGTCTTTATATGACCGGGGCGTATAGGGGAGGCGTA